Genomic window (Bacteroidota bacterium):
AACCTCAACTCCTCAGGATGATGGCCGTAATCATCAATATAAATTATTTTATCCGTCTTCAGATGATAATCAAACCTGCGGTTCACCCCGCTGAAACTTTCAACAGCCTGCTGTATATGCTTTTCATCAACCTTTAACAACCAGGCCACAGCAACGGCAGCAATAGTATTTTCAACATTTAACAGGCCAGGGATTCCAATCCGCACATGAATGGGTTTCCCCTGTGGGAGTATAATATCCGCTTCATAGGCTCCCTCAACGATTTTAACGTTCTGTGCCGTAAAATCGGCTTTTTCTGTTAGGGAATAGGTGTAAATATTGATGTCCCGTTTACCAGAAAGATCCAAATCCAGTCCTTTTTTGATGACCAGATTGCCACCGGGCTGTATCTGATTGATAAACTTACAAAATGCCTTTTTCAATTCCTCGTGGGTTCCGTAAATATCTAAGTGGTCGGCATCAGCTGCCGTTACCACTGCAATATATGGGAACAACTGCAGGAAAGAGCGGTCGAATTCATCGGCTTCGGTTACTACAAAAGGACTTCCTGCATCAAGCAGGAGATTGGTCTGATAATTTTTTGAGATCCCTCCCAGAAAAGCATTGCATCCAAGTTCCGACTGCTTTAAAATATGTGCAATCAGGGTCGAAGTGGTAGTTTTCCCGTGAGTGCCGGCCACAGCAACCGTTTTTTGTCCCTTGGTCAGAAAACCCAAAGCCTGTGAACGCTTAATCAATTTATACCCATTATTCCTGAAATATTGCAATTCGCTATGGTCTGCAGGAATAGCAGGAGTATAAATAACCAATGTATGCTCTATCTCTTCTTTAAAGATTTCCGGTATTTCCTTAACATCCTCAGTGAAATGCACAGCGATACCTTCATCCTGCAGGGAGGAAGTAAGAGGGGTCGGAGTACGGTCATATCCGCATACCCTTTTACCCTTGGTTTTATAATAACGGGCTATAGCGCTCATTCCAATGCCGCCAATTCCTATAAAATAAACGTTTTGTATTTCTTTTTCAGGCATCGCTTTATTTTATCAATTTAAAAATTTCGTCAACAATAGCTGAAGCAGAATCACGAAGGGCGAGCTTTGAGATGTTCTTGGACAGACCAGCCCGTAATTCCTTATTCTTCAGTATTTCAAATGCTTTTGGGATGAGCATTTCTTTAGCATCAACATCCTTCACCAGCACAGCAGCCTGCTTATCAACAAGTGCCGTTGCATTCTTCGTTTGATGATCCTCTGCCACATTGGGTGAAGGAACCAAAATTGCCGGTTTAGCGCATAAACAAAGTTCCGAAACAGAAATGGCACCCGAACGCGAAATCACCAGGTCAGCCAGTGAATATGCAAGGTCCATGCGAGTTACAAAATCGGAAACCTTGATATTGGGATGGTCAATTGTTTTCAGGGTGGCCATAATACGTTTGTAATAGATCTTCCCGGTTTGCCAGATAACCTGAACATCACTGTTAACCAGTAGATCTATAGATGCCAAAACACTTTCATTAATACTTCTAGCCCCCAGGCTGCCACCGATAATCAACAAGGTGGGTTTGCCGGGTTGAAGCCCAAAATAGGCAAGTGCTTCCTCCTTCTTCCCTTCAATTACAACCACATCCTGCCTGACAGGATTGCCGGTCAGAATAATTTTATCAGCCGGGAAATATTTTTCCATACCGGGATAAGCCACACAAATCCTGGCCACTTTTTTTGCAAGCAGGCGGTTGGTAACTCCGGCATAAGAATTCTGTTCCTGAATCAGGGTAGGAATATTTAAACGCTGGGCTTGCTTGAGCAAAGGTCCGCTGGCATAACCGCCTACTCCAACTGCTACATCAGGGTGAAATTCTTTTAATACCTTTTTGGCTTTTGCCATGCTCTTCCAAAGCCGGAGTAGCACAGAAAAATTTTTCAGTAAATTCTTACGTTGAAATCCGCTTACTGGCAAACCCACAATTTTGTATCCCGCAGCCGGGACTTTTTCCATCTCCATCCGGTTTTCGGCCCCTACAAAGAGTATATCTATGCTGGCATCGCGTGCTTTCAACTCATTCGCGATAGAAACAGCAGGGAAAATATGCCCTCCAGTCCCGCCTCCGCTGATAATTATTTTTTTTAATGTTTTTTCCATAATCAAAATTAAACCTGTTGAGTTTCCAAACCTTCAGAAACGTCCTGATCTTCTGTACCAGCTTGCTTTTCTTCTTCATGCTTACGATTTACCTTCATCGCACTGCGGCTAATACTTAAAATTATACCCAATGAAGTACTTGTAAACAACATAGAAGAACCACCCATGCTG
Coding sequences:
- the murG gene encoding undecaprenyldiphospho-muramoylpentapeptide beta-N-acetylglucosaminyltransferase → MEKTLKKIIISGGGTGGHIFPAVSIANELKARDASIDILFVGAENRMEMEKVPAAGYKIVGLPVSGFQRKNLLKNFSVLLRLWKSMAKAKKVLKEFHPDVAVGVGGYASGPLLKQAQRLNIPTLIQEQNSYAGVTNRLLAKKVARICVAYPGMEKYFPADKIILTGNPVRQDVVVIEGKKEEALAYFGLQPGKPTLLIIGGSLGARSINESVLASIDLLVNSDVQVIWQTGKIYYKRIMATLKTIDHPNIKVSDFVTRMDLAYSLADLVISRSGAISVSELCLCAKPAILVPSPNVAEDHQTKNATALVDKQAAVLVKDVDAKEMLIPKAFEILKNKELRAGLSKNISKLALRDSASAIVDEIFKLIK
- the murC gene encoding UDP-N-acetylmuramate--L-alanine ligase, giving the protein MPEKEIQNVYFIGIGGIGMSAIARYYKTKGKRVCGYDRTPTPLTSSLQDEGIAVHFTEDVKEIPEIFKEEIEHTLVIYTPAIPADHSELQYFRNNGYKLIKRSQALGFLTKGQKTVAVAGTHGKTTTSTLIAHILKQSELGCNAFLGGISKNYQTNLLLDAGSPFVVTEADEFDRSFLQLFPYIAVVTAADADHLDIYGTHEELKKAFCKFINQIQPGGNLVIKKGLDLDLSGKRDINIYTYSLTEKADFTAQNVKIVEGAYEADIILPQGKPIHVRIGIPGLLNVENTIAAVAVAWLLKVDEKHIQQAVESFSGVNRRFDYHLKTDKIIYIDDYGHHPEELRFTISSVRELYPGRKVFGIFQPHLYTRTRDLAEDFVRSLNLLDGLVLLPIYPAREKPIPGVTSQMLLDKVSVKEKILCSKEELTNALAKMQFDVLLTMGAGDIDKLVGTVKKCLINKFGLDE